The following proteins are co-located in the Echinicola sp. 20G genome:
- a CDS encoding AraC family transcriptional regulator, translated as MISFKDFDSFNSYIGLSEPLNPLIDVGRYGPDVLLDSEAIEIDFYRISFKTNYINSSSPEYDPENPRPITAVFFNSPGNLYEWKLEDKFEGFYIQLSKELINSHRYLFQNYLEYGEHEALHLTRQEESEILSLFELILGKYQKQQESQNVLLAYINLFLGLVESYYQRQFATEAQKYNHIISEFQQLLRDYYKGEFQGIPTVKYFADQLKLSPNYLGDIIKNFTHRSAIDTIHDHIILEAKKLLEKSNLNSSEIAFDLGFDYPNYFAKFFKKQTKQTPKEYRSSIKTKTV; from the coding sequence ATGATCAGTTTCAAAGATTTCGATTCCTTCAATAGCTATATTGGATTGTCAGAGCCATTGAATCCCCTGATTGATGTGGGGAGGTATGGTCCTGATGTACTTTTGGATTCGGAAGCCATTGAGATTGACTTTTACCGCATTTCCTTTAAGACCAATTATATCAACAGCAGTTCCCCTGAGTATGATCCTGAAAATCCTCGACCAATTACGGCTGTATTCTTTAACAGTCCGGGTAACCTTTATGAATGGAAACTGGAGGACAAATTCGAGGGATTTTATATCCAATTATCAAAGGAACTGATCAATAGTCACCGATACCTCTTCCAAAACTACTTGGAGTATGGGGAGCATGAAGCGCTTCACTTGACCAGACAGGAAGAAAGTGAAATCCTGTCCCTTTTTGAGTTGATCCTTGGTAAATATCAAAAACAGCAAGAAAGCCAAAATGTGTTGCTGGCCTATATCAACCTTTTTTTAGGTCTGGTGGAGTCCTATTACCAACGGCAGTTTGCCACTGAAGCACAAAAATACAATCATATCATCAGTGAGTTTCAGCAACTGTTAAGGGATTATTATAAGGGAGAGTTCCAAGGGATCCCAACGGTGAAGTACTTTGCAGATCAATTGAAATTATCGCCTAATTATTTGGGCGATATCATTAAGAATTTCACGCATCGGTCTGCCATTGACACCATTCATGACCATATCATTTTAGAGGCAAAGAAGCTACTGGAGAAAAGTAATCTGAACAGTTCTGAAATAGCCTTTGATCTGGGCTTTGACTACCCGAATTATTTTGCCAAGTTTTTTAAAAAACAGACAAAACAAACCCCAAAAGAGTACAGGTCCAGCATAAAGACCAAGACGGTATGA
- a CDS encoding AraC family transcriptional regulator, which translates to MDLNEKGVYVSYHIAEITFQIGFSSPSYFSKCFKREFDLSLSMVNEKLA; encoded by the coding sequence ATTGATTTAAATGAAAAGGGTGTCTATGTATCGTACCACATTGCTGAAATCACCTTTCAAATAGGCTTCTCCAGCCCTTCTTACTTTTCCAAGTGTTTCAAAAGAGAGTTTGACCTAAGTCTTTCCATGGTTAATGAAAAATTGGCATGA
- a CDS encoding alkene reductase, whose product MIFNNFKLGKLELPNRIVMAPMTRTRSSNGIMTDMNAEYYQQRASVGLIITEGTSVSASSMGYLYVPGLYNAAQTQSWKKVTNAVHEEGGKIFTQLWHVGRVAHISNQPNHFDPVAPSAIQAKESTAWGIEDGKEGRVQVSVPRALETAEIGEIVKDYVAAAKNAMEAGFDGIEIHAANGYLIDQFLNPYTNLRKDAYGGTIENRARFALEVVDAIATVIGPDRVGIRFSPFGTQHDMAIFDEIEDTYQYLASELSIREIAYIHLHDQGDLYRNHYGFIEKFRKWYKGNVMFAGFLTKERASSMIEKNLIDLAAFGRPLIANPDLVERFKHNYPLAEGKREFYYGNSPEGYIDYPKYENSPSLL is encoded by the coding sequence ATGATATTCAATAATTTTAAGTTAGGAAAACTGGAATTACCCAATAGGATCGTAATGGCGCCGATGACCCGTACACGCTCAAGCAATGGTATAATGACAGACATGAACGCTGAATATTACCAACAAAGGGCATCTGTCGGGCTGATCATTACAGAAGGAACTTCTGTTTCTGCATCATCCATGGGGTATCTTTATGTGCCTGGCCTTTACAATGCGGCTCAGACCCAAAGCTGGAAAAAAGTAACGAATGCCGTTCATGAAGAGGGCGGGAAGATTTTCACCCAACTTTGGCATGTTGGAAGGGTAGCCCATATTTCTAATCAACCTAACCATTTTGACCCTGTGGCACCTTCGGCAATACAGGCAAAGGAAAGCACAGCATGGGGGATAGAGGATGGTAAGGAAGGCAGGGTGCAGGTATCCGTACCTCGTGCGTTGGAAACTGCGGAAATAGGGGAAATTGTTAAGGATTATGTTGCAGCTGCAAAAAATGCCATGGAAGCTGGTTTTGACGGAATTGAAATTCATGCCGCCAATGGCTATTTGATTGACCAGTTCTTAAACCCGTACACGAATCTACGTAAAGATGCTTATGGTGGTACCATTGAGAATCGGGCACGTTTTGCTTTGGAGGTAGTAGATGCGATAGCTACTGTGATTGGGCCTGATAGGGTGGGCATTCGGTTTTCACCATTTGGTACCCAGCATGATATGGCAATATTTGATGAAATTGAAGATACCTACCAGTATCTTGCTAGTGAATTATCAATTAGAGAAATTGCCTATATACATCTCCATGACCAAGGTGACTTATACAGGAACCATTATGGTTTCATCGAAAAATTCAGAAAATGGTATAAGGGAAATGTCATGTTTGCAGGGTTTTTAACCAAGGAAAGGGCATCTTCAATGATTGAGAAGAACCTGATTGATCTTGCGGCATTTGGACGTCCATTGATTGCAAATCCCGATTTGGTTGAGCGCTTTAAACATAACTATCCATTGGCAGAGGGCAAAAGGGAATTTTATTATGGGAATTCTCCTGAGGGATATATAGATTATCCCAAATATGAAAACAGTCCCTCGTTATTGTGA
- a CDS encoding AraC family transcriptional regulator, whose product MAILKQFDPLIIEEVEESSFSCSHHSHSYYEMVYINSGEGKHLFNEDVVPYEKGNLFLIAPGDYHSFQIHEPTHFIYIKFTESYFESKQHLAPDEFRVGSPEILMEMKWLKEVKICIKPPCDNILKSTVHNLVAYDSSLDVSNSPIVYYQLLSIFGMIREILRERNLNQSMNGVNFEKLLSYLHENIYDRNKLGVNVVANKFNISTTYFSNYFKRHFNISYQSYLDQYRVSLIKKRLAVGGVKLKEIALEFGFADTSHLSKTFKKVTGLTPKQYNGQ is encoded by the coding sequence ATGGCCATATTAAAACAGTTTGACCCTTTGATTATTGAGGAAGTAGAGGAGTCTAGCTTTAGTTGTTCTCATCATTCTCACAGCTATTATGAAATGGTATATATCAATTCCGGTGAAGGGAAACATTTATTCAATGAGGATGTTGTGCCATACGAAAAGGGAAACCTGTTTCTGATCGCTCCTGGGGATTATCATTCTTTTCAGATCCATGAGCCCACACACTTTATTTATATTAAGTTTACAGAGTCCTATTTCGAAAGTAAGCAGCATTTGGCACCTGATGAATTCCGTGTAGGATCTCCGGAAATCCTAATGGAAATGAAATGGCTGAAAGAGGTAAAGATTTGTATCAAACCACCATGTGACAACATCTTGAAGTCAACAGTACATAACCTGGTGGCATATGACAGTTCCCTGGATGTAAGCAATTCCCCGATCGTTTATTACCAGCTACTAAGTATCTTTGGGATGATTCGTGAGATTTTAAGGGAAAGAAACCTAAACCAAAGTATGAATGGGGTAAACTTTGAGAAATTGCTTTCCTATTTACATGAAAATATCTACGATAGAAATAAACTTGGGGTCAACGTAGTGGCCAATAAATTCAACATTTCCACCACCTATTTTAGCAATTACTTCAAGAGGCACTTTAATATTTCTTACCAAAGCTATCTAGATCAATACCGTGTGTCGTTGATAAAAAAACGCTTGGCAGTAGGGGGAGTAAAACTAAAGGAAATAGCCCTGGAATTTGGGTTTGCCGATACCAGCCATCTGAGCAAGACCTTTAAAAAGGTGACGGGTCTGACACCAAAACAATACAATGGACAATAG
- a CDS encoding Crp/Fnr family transcriptional regulator, whose translation MLTDLIRIKTKLDDKQIEEVLSYFKSISVKKNMHLLEPGKVSSQLFFINKGCLRLFYINENHQVLTRIMAFENTFLTSIVSFISREPSTEYIQAIEDSELLVISYDQFTLLRNLIPEWDKMYIHILEYGLTVINSKLSSLLTQNAVERYLTLLKNNPELVQRLSNSNLAAFLNISPETLSRLKSKI comes from the coding sequence ATGTTGACAGACTTAATTCGAATAAAAACAAAGTTGGATGATAAACAGATTGAAGAAGTCCTTTCATATTTTAAATCAATAAGTGTCAAGAAAAATATGCATTTGCTAGAGCCTGGCAAGGTGTCTAGTCAGCTATTTTTTATCAATAAAGGCTGTCTTCGTTTGTTTTATATCAATGAAAATCATCAGGTATTGACAAGAATCATGGCCTTTGAAAATACATTCCTAACCTCAATAGTTAGTTTTATTTCCAGAGAACCTTCAACTGAATACATTCAAGCGATCGAAGACTCTGAGCTTTTGGTGATTTCCTATGATCAGTTTACCCTATTAAGGAATTTGATACCTGAATGGGATAAAATGTATATACATATATTGGAATATGGGCTAACTGTTATCAATTCAAAGCTTAGTAGTCTTTTGACACAAAACGCTGTTGAACGTTATCTGACATTACTTAAAAACAACCCAGAACTCGTTCAACGTTTATCAAATTCGAATCTTGCAGCCTTCCTCAATATTTCCCCGGAAACATTAAGTCGGCTTAAATCAAAGATATAA
- a CDS encoding GNAT family N-acetyltransferase: MNIRKVNIHDIEQLKEIGKFTFAETFASENSEENMKEYLDSGFSTEKLTAELSDQNAEFYFAELDGKTIGYLKVNVGLSQTEIKDKNALEIERIYVLKEFHGKKVGQILYNKAIELAKAKGVDYVWLGVWEQNPRAIRFYEKNGFKAFDKHVFKLGNDEQTDIMMKLKMK, translated from the coding sequence ATGAATATCAGAAAAGTAAATATCCATGACATCGAACAACTGAAGGAAATCGGAAAATTCACTTTTGCCGAAACTTTTGCTTCTGAAAACAGCGAAGAGAACATGAAGGAATATTTGGATAGCGGATTTTCAACAGAAAAACTGACTGCAGAACTGTCCGACCAAAATGCTGAATTTTACTTTGCGGAACTTGATGGAAAAACAATCGGATATTTAAAAGTAAATGTAGGACTATCCCAGACCGAAATTAAGGATAAAAACGCACTGGAAATAGAACGGATTTATGTGTTAAAAGAATTTCATGGGAAAAAGGTGGGGCAGATTCTTTATAACAAAGCCATTGAATTGGCGAAAGCAAAAGGTGTGGATTACGTTTGGTTGGGAGTTTGGGAACAGAATCCAAGAGCAATCCGCTTTTATGAAAAAAATGGATTTAAAGCTTTCGATAAGCACGTTTTCAAACTAGGGAATGATGAACAAACCGATATAATGATGAAGCTAAAAATGAAATAA
- a CDS encoding Crp/Fnr family transcriptional regulator: MKEALEQVLISYGELSKDNINRGLDFFTPKFYKKGDFLIKAGKNCDWIAFVCSGIVRNYCISSKDEEVTYCITFPNKFITAYSSFISDQQTFENIHAMTDTEVLIIEKRKFRELINTSNQWLKFSNYFTEQTYILMESRLLALQIESAEKRYTDLVSNNPEFVQQVPLKYIASYLGITQRHLSRLRSVM, from the coding sequence ATGAAAGAGGCATTAGAACAAGTATTGATTTCTTATGGTGAGTTGTCTAAAGACAATATAAACAGGGGCTTGGACTTTTTTACCCCAAAGTTTTATAAAAAAGGTGATTTTCTAATTAAGGCTGGAAAAAACTGCGATTGGATTGCTTTTGTATGTTCTGGAATAGTTAGAAACTATTGTATCTCCAGTAAAGATGAAGAAGTCACCTATTGTATTACATTTCCCAACAAATTTATCACTGCTTACTCCTCATTCATCTCAGACCAACAGACGTTTGAGAACATTCATGCAATGACCGATACAGAGGTGTTGATTATTGAAAAAAGAAAGTTTAGAGAACTGATAAATACGAGTAACCAATGGCTTAAATTTTCGAATTATTTTACAGAGCAAACCTATATTTTGATGGAGAGCCGTTTATTGGCACTTCAAATAGAGTCTGCTGAAAAACGCTATACTGATTTAGTATCCAATAATCCTGAATTCGTTCAGCAAGTTCCATTAAAATATATTGCTTCTTACCTTGGTATAACACAAAGACATCTTAGTCGTCTAAGAAGCGTCATGTAA
- a CDS encoding alpha/beta hydrolase, with protein MPQEKINFKNSNNGNITMSAIINFPEGFDKNQQYPAIVVSHPGGGVKEQTAGVYAKKLSENGYVTIAYDASYQGESTGEPRQLENPYIRTEDVSAVIDYLTTLSYIDHGKIGAMGVCAGGGYTCNAAINDHRIKAVGTVSAVNIGQMFRNGWENNVKDEEALPYLLAGADARSKDANGAELVTMPLAPLKEEDAPNEELREAWEYYHTDRCQWPTAPGFATTRNLTQIITYDAYNKAEAFLTQPLLMVAGNNAGSKWMSDDLIERAASKDKKLYVVEGANHMSMYDNQEYIDEAIDQLAPFFKGNL; from the coding sequence ATGCCACAAGAAAAAATCAATTTCAAAAACAGCAATAATGGTAACATCACCATGTCAGCCATTATCAATTTCCCTGAAGGTTTTGACAAAAACCAACAATATCCTGCTATTGTGGTCAGTCACCCTGGTGGTGGCGTAAAAGAACAGACCGCAGGTGTCTACGCCAAGAAGTTGAGCGAAAATGGATATGTCACCATTGCCTATGATGCTTCCTATCAAGGTGAAAGCACCGGGGAGCCGAGGCAATTGGAAAACCCCTATATCAGGACCGAAGATGTGAGTGCTGTGATCGATTACCTGACCACACTCTCCTATATAGATCATGGTAAAATTGGTGCTATGGGCGTATGTGCCGGAGGAGGCTATACTTGCAATGCCGCGATCAATGACCATAGAATCAAGGCTGTAGGGACAGTGAGTGCAGTTAATATTGGCCAAATGTTCCGTAACGGATGGGAAAACAATGTAAAAGACGAAGAAGCCCTTCCTTACCTGTTGGCAGGAGCCGATGCCCGCTCCAAGGACGCCAATGGCGCTGAGTTGGTAACCATGCCACTCGCACCACTAAAAGAAGAAGATGCACCGAACGAAGAACTGCGTGAGGCTTGGGAATATTATCATACTGATCGCTGCCAGTGGCCTACGGCTCCTGGTTTTGCCACTACCAGGAACCTTACTCAAATCATAACTTATGACGCCTACAATAAAGCAGAAGCTTTCCTTACCCAGCCTTTGTTAATGGTGGCCGGAAACAATGCAGGCAGTAAATGGATGAGTGATGACCTGATAGAACGCGCTGCCAGCAAGGACAAGAAACTTTATGTGGTAGAGGGCGCAAACCATATGTCCATGTATGACAACCAAGAGTATATTGATGAGGCGATTGACCAGTTGGCACCTTTCTTTAAAGGGAATTTATAA
- the ilvD gene encoding dihydroxy-acid dehydratase, whose product MRSDEVKKGHQRTPHRSLFRATGLKDEDFAKPFIGVANSFIEIIPGHFFLNSVSKIIKEEIKANGCVPFEFNTIGVDDGIAMGHDGMLFSLPSREIIANSIETVMNAHKLDAMIAIPNCDKIVPGMIMGALRVDVPTIFVSGGPMKKGHTKDGVPIDLATAFEAVGKFEAGKMSEKELLDIECNACPSGGSCSGMFTANSMNTLMEAMGIALPGNGTILALTKEREELYKQAARRICEIAKSKEETKKFKLRNILNENAVRNAFAVDMAMGGSSNTVLHMLAIAREAYVNFNLEDINHISKNVSHIAKISPSLSTVHMEDINTAGGVNAVMKEMTKRNDDILKDNLTITGETVFEKIKDAYIKDTTIIHTIDNPYSKVGGLAILYGNLADEGAVIKTAGITGNRILTGTAICFDGQAEAIEGILGGKVKEGNVVVIRYEGPKGGPGMQEMLAPTSLIMGMGLGDKVALITDGRFSGATRGASIGHVSPEAAEGGMIGLLKDGDEIHIDVDQYILSVNLSEEEIKKRRAEFIPIKKELNSSWLRQYRALVKNASSGAVLRTDLF is encoded by the coding sequence ATGAGAAGCGATGAAGTAAAAAAGGGGCATCAGAGAACTCCACACAGATCACTATTTAGAGCTACAGGATTAAAAGATGAAGATTTTGCAAAACCATTTATCGGTGTAGCTAATTCCTTTATAGAAATTATTCCAGGTCACTTTTTTTTAAATAGCGTCTCAAAGATTATCAAGGAAGAAATCAAAGCAAATGGGTGTGTACCTTTTGAGTTTAATACTATAGGAGTAGACGATGGTATTGCCATGGGGCATGATGGAATGCTTTTTTCCCTTCCTTCCAGAGAGATTATTGCCAACTCTATAGAAACAGTTATGAATGCACACAAGCTTGATGCGATGATAGCCATTCCAAACTGTGATAAAATTGTACCAGGAATGATAATGGGAGCTTTGAGGGTAGATGTTCCCACTATCTTCGTGAGTGGTGGCCCAATGAAAAAAGGCCATACCAAAGATGGTGTGCCTATTGACCTTGCAACAGCTTTTGAGGCAGTAGGCAAATTCGAGGCAGGCAAAATGTCTGAGAAAGAGTTACTGGATATCGAATGTAATGCTTGCCCTAGTGGGGGGAGTTGTTCGGGTATGTTTACGGCTAATTCTATGAATACGCTTATGGAAGCGATGGGAATAGCCTTACCTGGCAATGGCACTATACTCGCCCTCACTAAAGAGCGAGAGGAACTTTATAAACAAGCTGCAAGAAGAATTTGTGAAATAGCCAAAAGTAAAGAAGAAACCAAAAAATTCAAGCTGAGAAATATACTGAATGAAAATGCAGTAAGAAATGCATTTGCAGTTGATATGGCTATGGGAGGAAGTTCAAACACTGTCTTACATATGCTGGCTATCGCAAGAGAGGCATATGTTAATTTTAATTTAGAAGATATCAACCACATTTCTAAAAATGTGTCTCACATTGCTAAAATATCACCGAGTTTATCAACGGTGCATATGGAAGATATCAATACAGCTGGAGGTGTAAATGCGGTGATGAAAGAAATGACCAAAAGAAATGATGATATTTTAAAAGATAATCTAACAATAACGGGAGAAACAGTATTTGAGAAAATAAAAGATGCTTATATAAAAGATACTACTATAATACACACTATTGATAATCCATATTCTAAAGTAGGAGGTCTTGCAATCTTGTATGGAAACTTAGCAGATGAAGGGGCAGTAATTAAGACGGCTGGAATTACTGGGAATAGAATTTTAACCGGGACTGCCATCTGTTTTGATGGACAAGCTGAGGCCATTGAAGGTATTTTAGGAGGTAAAGTAAAAGAAGGTAACGTAGTTGTAATTCGATATGAAGGGCCTAAAGGAGGTCCAGGCATGCAAGAAATGCTAGCACCAACTTCTTTAATTATGGGTATGGGATTGGGAGATAAAGTCGCATTAATTACCGATGGAAGGTTTAGTGGTGCAACCAGAGGAGCTAGTATTGGTCATGTAAGTCCTGAAGCAGCTGAGGGCGGTATGATTGGGTTGCTCAAAGACGGAGATGAAATTCATATTGATGTAGATCAATATATTTTATCTGTAAACTTGAGTGAGGAAGAAATTAAAAAAAGAAGGGCTGAATTTATTCCAATAAAAAAAGAATTAAACTCCAGTTGGCTTCGTCAATATAGGGCATTAGTAAAGAATGCCAGTAGTGGAGCTGTTTTAAGAACAGACTTATTTTAA
- a CDS encoding cation:proton antiporter gives MTLLNIFDTTLPLTNPVLKFLCILVIILFAPIILNKIKIPHLLGLIIAGAVIGPNGIHLMDRDSSIILSGTAGLLYIMFLAGLEIDVADFKRNSQKSLVFGLYTFMVPMVLGTLTGLFVLGFSILTSVLLASMFASHTLIAYPLISKLGVSKSKAVNITVGGTMITDTLALLVLAVIVGMATGEVNPGFWIRLSSSIIIFGLVIILLFPIIGRWFLKRVADNVSQYIFVLVMVFLGAVLAEMAGIEAIIGAFLSGLALNRLIPRTSPLMNRIEFVGNAIFIPFFLIGVGMLIDYQVFFKDLETLKVAAVMTIVATLAKFVAAWLTQKTYNFTIDERRLIFGLSNAQAAATLAAVLVGYNIILGETVTGEPIRLLDESVLNGTILMILITCTIASFAAQKGAKNIALAEAAETVDEESENQERILIPINNLETTDELINLGVIVKSKKNRDGLYALNIIDNTTTDGSADRKAKQLLNKAAITASATDNFLHELLRYDLNTVNAIISVVKEHKISDLILGLHHKKSISDSFLGNLTEGILNKCNTTTLIYKPAQPFATLKRHIVIVPDKAENEFGFAFWLIKVWNIAANSGGKLVFYGGTKSLKFIRDVHSNYPLECDFKTFIDWDDFLVLSRDIRQDDNLIIVFSRKEGLSYNDYMDKIPGYLNKYFQENSFILIYPMQPTVTDSLQIDLKNPTLLEPMEKLDEIGKTIARIFKRK, from the coding sequence ATGACATTACTAAATATATTTGATACCACCTTACCACTGACAAACCCGGTATTAAAGTTCCTGTGTATACTGGTGATTATTTTGTTCGCTCCCATTATTCTGAACAAGATAAAAATCCCCCATTTATTGGGACTGATAATTGCCGGTGCAGTGATAGGCCCCAATGGGATCCATCTTATGGATAGGGACAGCAGTATCATTCTATCAGGTACAGCAGGTCTCTTATACATTATGTTTCTTGCTGGACTGGAAATAGATGTAGCAGATTTTAAAAGAAATAGTCAGAAAAGCCTGGTATTTGGATTGTATACATTTATGGTACCCATGGTTTTAGGGACTTTGACAGGACTTTTTGTCTTGGGTTTTTCCATATTGACTTCAGTGCTTTTGGCAAGTATGTTTGCTTCACATACATTGATCGCATATCCATTGATCAGTAAACTGGGGGTATCAAAGAGTAAGGCCGTGAATATCACCGTTGGCGGAACCATGATTACTGACACCTTGGCATTGCTGGTCCTGGCAGTAATAGTAGGCATGGCAACAGGAGAGGTAAATCCTGGATTTTGGATCAGGTTGTCCTCGTCAATTATTATTTTCGGACTGGTTATTATACTGCTTTTCCCGATTATTGGTCGGTGGTTTTTAAAGCGGGTTGCGGACAATGTTTCACAATACATTTTTGTTCTTGTGATGGTTTTTTTAGGAGCAGTGTTGGCGGAAATGGCCGGAATTGAAGCTATAATTGGGGCTTTTCTATCAGGATTGGCGTTGAACCGGCTTATCCCAAGAACTTCACCGCTTATGAACCGAATTGAATTTGTGGGAAATGCCATTTTTATCCCTTTTTTTCTGATCGGAGTGGGCATGCTTATTGACTATCAGGTTTTTTTTAAAGACTTGGAAACACTCAAAGTGGCGGCAGTAATGACTATTGTAGCCACTTTGGCAAAATTTGTTGCTGCTTGGCTGACCCAAAAAACCTATAACTTTACTATTGATGAAAGGAGACTGATATTTGGATTGAGCAATGCACAGGCAGCAGCAACGCTCGCAGCTGTTTTGGTGGGGTATAATATTATTCTTGGAGAAACAGTAACCGGTGAGCCAATCCGTTTGTTGGATGAAAGTGTGCTAAACGGAACCATCCTTATGATCCTGATTACCTGTACCATTGCATCATTTGCAGCGCAGAAAGGAGCAAAAAATATAGCGCTTGCCGAAGCCGCTGAAACGGTAGATGAAGAATCGGAAAATCAGGAAAGAATACTGATTCCTATTAACAACTTGGAGACCACCGATGAACTGATCAATCTTGGAGTAATAGTCAAGTCAAAGAAAAACCGTGACGGGTTATACGCACTGAACATTATAGACAATACCACAACGGATGGTTCGGCGGATAGGAAAGCAAAACAACTGTTAAATAAAGCAGCAATAACAGCCTCTGCTACTGATAATTTCTTGCATGAACTGCTTCGCTATGACCTGAATACGGTGAATGCCATTATCAGTGTTGTCAAGGAACATAAAATCAGCGATTTGATATTGGGGCTGCATCATAAGAAAAGTATTTCTGATTCTTTTTTGGGCAATCTTACAGAAGGGATTCTCAATAAATGCAATACGACCACATTAATCTATAAGCCCGCACAGCCATTTGCTACACTCAAAAGGCATATTGTCATCGTTCCCGATAAAGCTGAAAATGAATTTGGCTTTGCTTTCTGGCTCATTAAGGTCTGGAACATTGCTGCAAATTCGGGAGGTAAACTGGTGTTTTATGGAGGAACGAAAAGCCTGAAATTCATTAGGGATGTGCATTCCAACTACCCACTGGAATGTGACTTCAAAACATTCATCGATTGGGATGATTTTCTGGTATTGTCAAGGGATATCCGCCAGGACGACAACCTGATAATCGTATTTAGCCGAAAGGAAGGACTGTCCTATAATGATTATATGGATAAGATACCCGGCTATCTTAACAAGTATTTTCAGGAAAACAGCTTTATTTTGATTTATCCGATGCAGCCAACGGTGACGGATTCTTTACAAATTGACCTGAAAAACCCAACCTTATTGGAACCAATGGAGAAATTGGATGAAATTGGTAAAACAATAGCAAGAATTTTCAAAAGAAAATAA
- a CDS encoding NAD(P)H-dependent oxidoreductase, with protein sequence MKRNKILIINGHPDSESFNVGLAEAYLKGAEESNAEVTLLNIRDLEFDPNLKFGYRKRAELEPDLISSIEKIKEAGHIVWVFPMWWYGYPALMKGFIDRTFLPGITFEYVPGKSMPKKLLKGKTGRIIITADTPKWYNSLFMKNPAVNQFKKGTLQFCGINPIKVSYISPLKDSSEEFRNRRLAEIKKLGKENK encoded by the coding sequence ATGAAACGTAATAAAATTTTAATCATTAACGGTCATCCTGATTCTGAAAGCTTTAATGTAGGACTTGCAGAAGCCTATCTTAAAGGTGCGGAAGAATCAAATGCAGAAGTTACATTGCTTAATATCAGAGATTTGGAGTTTGATCCAAATCTAAAATTCGGCTATCGTAAAAGAGCAGAATTGGAACCAGACCTGATATCATCCATTGAAAAGATAAAAGAAGCAGGCCATATAGTTTGGGTGTTTCCAATGTGGTGGTACGGTTACCCTGCGCTAATGAAAGGATTTATTGACAGGACTTTTCTTCCGGGGATTACTTTTGAGTATGTGCCTGGAAAATCAATGCCCAAAAAGCTTTTAAAAGGAAAAACCGGAAGGATCATCATAACAGCAGATACACCTAAATGGTATAATAGCCTTTTTATGAAAAACCCAGCTGTTAATCAATTTAAAAAAGGAACACTTCAATTTTGTGGCATTAATCCTATAAAAGTAAGCTACATCTCCCCTTTAAAAGACTCATCTGAAGAATTTAGAAATAGGAGGCTGGCAGAAATCAAGAAATTAGGAAAAGAGAATAAATAA